From Pseudomonadota bacterium, one genomic window encodes:
- a CDS encoding glycosyltransferase, producing the protein ANVTVLMDVGLERFNRLMADSRFCVLPLAHARMPCGHSTMVAFMHLGKAQVVTNSSGVRDYVRENDNGLLVPPGDANAMAERIEALWNDETSCARMGAAARRFAREKCSERSSVRHFERYLRHYGVLSQDAMSGSEVRAALSCE; encoded by the coding sequence CCGCCAACGTAACGGTCCTCATGGACGTGGGACTCGAACGATTCAATCGCCTCATGGCCGATAGTCGTTTTTGCGTGTTGCCGCTCGCGCACGCACGGATGCCTTGCGGGCACTCCACTATGGTTGCTTTCATGCACTTGGGTAAAGCGCAGGTCGTCACGAACTCCAGCGGCGTGCGTGACTACGTGCGCGAAAACGACAATGGGCTGCTCGTGCCTCCGGGTGATGCCAACGCCATGGCTGAGCGCATCGAGGCCCTATGGAACGACGAGACAAGCTGCGCCAGGATGGGTGCAGCCGCCAGGCGTTTTGCTCGCGAGAAGTGCTCGGAACGATCGAGCGTGCGCCATTTCGAACGCTACCTACGGCACTACGGCGTGCTATCCCAGGATGCGATGAGTGGTTCTGAGGTGAGGGCGGCTCTCTCCTGTGAATAG